TGTGGCCCAGATCCTCCTTCCACAATCATAAACCTGCATTTCACCTTAATTTTCTCAGAAAAAAATTGAACAGAAAAATCCCTCCTTAACATAATATTTTTATCCCATATCTAACTTGTCCTGCTTGCTTATGTTGTTTGCCTAAaataatctagtgaaaataggTTAAGAAATGCTTAGTTCCACGACTAGACGATCTTGGTAAAGACAGTAGAAATGCTTGCCCGAATAACTGATTGAACAGCAGTTGACAAAATTAGAGTTTCcataagaaaaaaatgttacctttttgtCAACGAAGTCAGCCCAGAACCTAGCTTGAGCTCTCTGGTAAGGATCAGATGGCAGCAAGGGATTCTTGTCATGCCACACTTCATCTATGTACTGAACAATGATAAGGGACTCGCAAACAGGCTTTCCATTATGAATCAGAACTGGGATTTTCTTGTGAACAGGGTTCACCTCAAGAAGAAGTGGGCTCTTGTTAGCCAAgtcttcttctttgttttcataCTCGATGCCTTTTTCGGCCAGAGCAACTTGGACTCTCATGCTAAACATGCTCCCATATGTACCCAACACAACCACCTTGTCACCGGCCATATTTTCAGATGATATTCGagcaaagcaaaaaaaaaaaaaaaagaaaggattttTTCGCTAGAGGTGATGAAAAGAAAGCTGAATTATGGGCAATAGTAGCAGTTTGTTAGCAACTAGCAGGTATAAGAACCGGGGTCTTGCATTTTATAGTGAATGAGAGGCTGGTGATGGCAGCATGAAGGAATAATGGTTGGTAAGTGGTAGATTGTACCAGGACACTTGGGTCCTCTGCCCTTCAGCAATTTAGGCCACAAGTCAAAatgcaggttttttttttttcaagcagTAGGGATAGGATTCAAAGGTAAGGGAAGGAAGATTAGAACCAGAATTTTTAAATCTTGAGAAAATGAAGGGTCTCTTTTTCATGTGTTATTAATTAGATCTTTTTTgactctttaattttttttttttaagattcttGAAAGCCACTTTAGGAATTTACAACCTATACTAGCACGTTTTTGGTTTGATATATGCTCAAATTTTTAGCATGTAActtaatttatttataatattttgAATACAAAATTAACTTTCCTTTTCCAGTTACTCACTAGAAATTGATAGAAAGTTCACGAGATGAATAATGTGTGCATAATTGCTGTTTACTCACAATTTTGTGGCCTCCCACCAATTGCTACTTTTAAATCCAGTAAGTACTTATCGCATTCGTGTGATCTAATGGTTATTCATCTTTCCTCGATTTCTAGAATTCGATTGCTCCTGTACCCCTTTTCCCCCATAGTTGATGTATgaccaaagaaaaagaaaagttgcaACATTGTCTCTACGACCAAATATTAAAACCTTTTTGGCttgttatttttaaatttctctaaatttgaataaatatttcGAGATAAATACAATGCCATTTGACTGCCGTCCCCAATCAAATCAAAGGTAGTAGAGGATTCTAGAACTCAAcaaataaatattatttatttGTGCTAGAATATTCGTTGTCTAGAACTTGTTCTAGGATGcttgtcttgctttcttgttcCTAATCACACAAAATTACGCGACAATTTTTGTAGTCACAATTCCGCCATTATCTTCTCCATTAATGAATCAGAAGATTCTGGTAATTTTAAGTAAAATTATTCCCATTGCCAgttatttcaaaccaaatcagCGGCCTGGTGGAAATTAAACTGCTAAATATTAAAACACTAACTAAGAAATTAAGGAACAAAAACTTGCGTCCACGGAAAAGGTTATGGTCTCTTTTTCTTGATTGTCTACTTAGTAGCTGCTGCGGCTGGTCCCTAATTATTAGGTTCCCAAGTTTTTAGCTAAGTGCTTACGCAGAGTCTTAAGGAATTTGACGTCACTCCTTAAGTAATCACATTCAAGCTTTtgtctttccctctctctcgcTCCTTTTTCTGTTCCTGGTTTGCACATTATTTAAGTtcaataagaaaaaaatatgaacATAGACAATTCAACTAAACCacgaaaacaagaaaagagtaCCCCACCACATCTTATGTCTAAATTGGTCCGGACAATGGGTActagaattaatttttttatataccGCCAGTATATAATTGTTTATACATCAACAAATTTACATCATATCAcattatataaatttaaatttaaatttacacTGTTAGCATGTAAAAAATTAATTCTATATATGCTCAAAAGCCATTATTTACCTCTAGCTCTATCCCTTCTATAGGGACAAAAGTAACTCGATCGTAAAGGTCAAAATTATGTTAATGTATCAAAAGGTTgagttatgtatatattttaaaaatcataaggggattatatggtaaaacacTAAATTATAAGAGAGATGTATGGTAAAACATAAATCGTACGGGATTAAAATGTCAtgcatattatgtatatatattttagtcatttcaacCACTTTAGTTTCTAAATAAGGGTATGATAGGTCACAATTTTGTTatct
The genomic region above belongs to Coffea arabica cultivar ET-39 chromosome 7c, Coffea Arabica ET-39 HiFi, whole genome shotgun sequence and contains:
- the LOC113697823 gene encoding probable glutathione S-transferase parC, with translation MAGDKVVVLGTYGSMFSMRVQVALAEKGIEYENKEEDLANKSPLLLEVNPVHKKIPVLIHNGKPVCESLIIVQYIDEVWHDKNPLLPSDPYQRAQARFWADFVDKKVYDCGRRIWATKGEEKEAAKKEFIGIMKTLEGELGNKPYFGGEDFGYVDVALIPFYCWFHAYENFGNFKTETECPKLVEWAKRCMQRESVSKSLADPHKIYEFVVSLKKKLGIE